One Gloeothece citriformis PCC 7424 DNA window includes the following coding sequences:
- a CDS encoding ISAs1-like element ISCysp8 family transposase gives MKLRFKRTICDYFSDIKDPRLERRKRHKLIDIITITICAIISGVQQWTEIEAYGQAKSKWFKKMLELPNGIPSHDTFSRVFQILDPEELRKGFLKWVQSVYEITEGEIVPIDGKTLKGSSDMTNDQKAIHMVSAWASKNRLVLGQIKVDKKSNEITAIPTLLKLLKLKGCIVTIDAMGCQRKIVDEIVKQEADYLITVKKNQSSLYKILEELFKPTLNSKNLPPNAQVDCEDNWDHGRDERRDVTVLNNIQPVTDLSSKWKNLKSIIKVEYVQFDSKGKMKYNRRYFISSLLLDAKSFAKIIRTHWTIENQMNWVLDVQLGEDASRIRKGHSPENLAIIRHLALSLINQETTLKKSVKGKQNKAGWDNNYLSKILAI, from the coding sequence ATGAAACTTCGATTCAAAAGAACAATTTGTGATTATTTTAGTGATATTAAAGATCCGCGTCTTGAGAGAAGAAAACGTCATAAACTCATTGATATTATTACCATTACCATCTGTGCGATTATCTCAGGAGTCCAACAGTGGACTGAAATTGAAGCCTACGGACAAGCTAAATCGAAATGGTTCAAAAAAATGTTAGAATTACCAAATGGTATCCCTTCGCATGATACATTTTCGAGGGTTTTTCAAATTCTCGACCCCGAAGAATTACGAAAAGGCTTTTTGAAATGGGTGCAATCAGTTTATGAAATAACTGAAGGGGAAATCGTTCCCATTGATGGGAAAACTTTAAAAGGTTCTTCCGATATGACTAATGACCAAAAAGCGATCCACATGGTGAGTGCATGGGCGAGTAAAAATAGATTAGTTTTAGGGCAAATCAAAGTTGATAAAAAATCCAATGAAATAACGGCTATTCCCACTTTGTTAAAACTGCTAAAATTAAAAGGATGTATTGTCACTATCGATGCTATGGGGTGTCAAAGAAAAATTGTTGACGAAATTGTTAAGCAAGAAGCTGACTATTTAATTACGGTTAAAAAGAATCAATCAAGTTTATATAAAATCTTAGAAGAACTTTTTAAGCCAACTTTAAATTCTAAAAATTTGCCCCCTAACGCTCAAGTCGATTGTGAAGATAATTGGGATCATGGAAGGGATGAGAGACGAGACGTTACGGTACTTAACAATATTCAGCCGGTGACGGATTTATCGTCAAAATGGAAAAATTTGAAATCGATTATTAAAGTTGAGTATGTTCAGTTTGACTCCAAGGGGAAAATGAAATATAATAGAAGATATTTTATTAGTAGTTTGCTCTTAGATGCTAAGTCGTTTGCTAAAATTATTCGGACTCATTGGACGATAGAAAATCAAATGAATTGGGTTCTTGACGTACAATTGGGCGAAGATGCTTCAAGAATAAGAAAAGGGCATTCTCCGGAAAATTTGGCAATTATTAGGCATTTGGCTTTAAGTTTAATTAACCAAGAAACTACTCTTAAAAAATCAGTTAAAGGTAAACAAAATAAAGCGGGATGGGATAACAATTATCTTAGCAAAATTTTAGCTATCTGA
- the cas6 gene encoding type I-MYXAN CRISPR-associated protein Cas6/Cmx6: protein MLTLKREENLLSATIYVDLNFQVLGNILPADHGYGLYAALTHWNPIIHDLEGLSIQTIAGIPDKQGKIYLTERSRFRIRLPHDQVPLVYGLAGKTLTIGKHTIRLGIPQIYLLQPASKLRSRLVVIKGYQEPKIFLEAVQRQLEKLRINGIVAISTANSKPDRKTIKIKRFTVVGFGLEMSNLSDEDSLLLQEVGLGGKRRMGCGVFVPCQEGL, encoded by the coding sequence ATGCTGACGCTAAAAAGGGAAGAAAACTTGCTATCTGCCACTATTTATGTCGATTTAAACTTTCAAGTGTTGGGTAACATCTTACCTGCCGATCATGGATATGGACTGTACGCTGCATTAACTCATTGGAATCCAATCATTCACGATTTAGAAGGGTTGAGCATTCAAACTATTGCAGGTATACCCGATAAACAGGGAAAAATTTATTTAACTGAGCGATCGCGGTTTCGGATACGCTTACCCCATGATCAAGTTCCTCTAGTCTATGGATTAGCGGGGAAAACACTAACCATAGGGAAGCATACAATCCGCTTGGGGATTCCTCAAATTTATTTACTTCAACCTGCCTCAAAATTGCGATCGCGTTTAGTGGTGATTAAGGGATATCAAGAACCTAAGATATTTCTCGAAGCCGTACAACGTCAGTTAGAAAAATTAAGAATTAATGGAATAGTTGCTATTTCTACTGCAAATAGTAAACCCGATCGTAAAACTATCAAAATTAAGCGATTTACAGTGGTTGGATTTGGTTTAGAAATGAGTAATTTAAGTGATGAAGATTCGTTGTTACTGCAAGAAGTTGGTCTTGGAGGTAAGCGACGTATGGGATGTGGTGTTTTTGTACCTTGCCAGGAGGGATTATGA